In Opisthocomus hoazin isolate bOpiHoa1 chromosome 3, bOpiHoa1.hap1, whole genome shotgun sequence, a genomic segment contains:
- the GFOD1 gene encoding glucose-fructose oxidoreductase domain-containing protein 1 isoform X2, which translates to MMTAAHYYPKLMSIMGNVLRFLPAFVKMKQLIQEGYVGELLVCEVQVHSGSLLGKKYNWSCDDLMGGGGLHSVGTYIIDLLTFLTSQKAVKVHGLLKTFVKQTDHIKGIRQITSDDFCTFQMVLEGGVCCTVTLNFNVPGEFKQDIIVVGSAGRLIVIGTDLYGQSNSSPQRELLLKDSTPVSNSLLPEKAFSDIPSPYLRGTIKMVQAVRQAFEDQDDRRTWDGRPLTMAATFDDCLYALCVVDTIKKSNQLGEWQNISIMTEEPELSPAYLISEAMRKSRMSLYC; encoded by the coding sequence ATGATGACCGCCGCTCACTATTACCCGAAGCTCATGAGCATCATGGGGAACGTTTTGCGCTTCCTGCCAGCTTTTGTGAAGATGAAGCAGCTGATCCAGGAGGGTTACGTAGGGGAGCTGCTGGTGTGTGAGGTGCAGGTTCACAGCGGAAGCCTGCTGGGCAAGAAGTACAACTGGAGCTGCGATGACCTGATGGGAGGTGGGGGCTTGCACTCGGTTGGCACCTACATCATCGacctcctcaccttcctcaccagcCAGAAGGCCGTGAAAGTGCACGGGTTGCTCAAGACCTTCGTGAAGCAGACGGACCACATCAAGGGGATACGGCAGATCACCAGCGATGACTTCTGTACGTTTCAGATGGTCCTGGAAGGCGGCGTGTGCTGCACGGTGACGCTCAACTTCAATGTCCCGGGGGAGTTCAAGCAAGACATTATCGTGGTGGGTTCGGCGGGGCGGCTGATTGTAATAGGCACTGACCTCTACGGACAGAGCAACAGCTCTCCGCAGCGGGAGCTTCTGCTCAAGGACTCCACGCCGGTCAGCAACTCCTTACTTCCAGAGAAGGCCTTCAGTGACATCCCATCCCCCTACCTCCGGGGCACCATTAAGATGGTTCAAGCTGTCCGGCAGGCATTTGAGGACCAGGACGACAGGAGGACCTGGGACGGCAGGCCCCTTACGATGGCTGCCACTTTTGACGATTGTCTGTATGCCCTGTGTGTGGTAGACACCATTAAAAAGTCAAACCAGTTGGGGGAGTGGCAGAACATTTCAATCATGACCGAGGAGCCAGAACTGAGCCCAGCATATTTAATCAGCGAAGCCATGCGGAAGAGCAGGATGTCTCTGTACTGCTAG